A genome region from Anastrepha obliqua isolate idAnaObli1 chromosome 4, idAnaObli1_1.0, whole genome shotgun sequence includes the following:
- the LOC129245415 gene encoding E3 SUMO-protein ligase PIAS2 isoform X5, with amino-acid sequence MVNLLRVVELQQILSFLNISFAGRKVDLQRRIINLLHTNYELLSHKIREVYTQSIAEQQAQQYGPTDPKRMYSHMQMPPVQPNPAAGLPNAGQPTAVGAPPITGVPPTGPGVANNMVPFMNPIPTHIPIHPDVRLKKLAFYDVLAVLIKPSSLVPRNTQRIQEVPFYFTLTPQQATEIASNRDIRNSNKIEHAIQVQLRFCLLETSCEQEDCFPPSVSVKVNNKLCQLPNVIPTNRPNVEPKRPPRPVNVTANVKLSPTVTNSITVQWCPDYTRGYCIAVYLVKKLTSAQLLHRMKTKGVKPADYTRGLIKEKLTEDADCEIATTMLKVSLNCPLGKMKMSIPCRASTCSHLQCFDASLYLQMNERKPTWNCPVCDKPAIYDNLVIDGYFQEVLASSLLKPDDTEIQLHKDGSWSTHSLRNEAQIIDTPTKPVEKVEVISDDIEVITTEDVKMVKSAAPPAIANDQPTSTTNSETVDLTLSDSDDDMPLAKRRPAIKQSSATNATNSAVSTSSVNGSGAAGNGGTNANQRNAFAQQRTGTDTAIISLDSPSPPHSPAHYEKGVSSTETPTTSQVVSTSNKHSDFRLNPCAFRR; translated from the exons ATGGTAAATTTGTTACGTGTAGTAGAGTTGCAGCAGATACtatcatttttgaacatttcTTTCGCTGGGCGTAAAGTCGATTTGCAACGTCGCATCATTAACCTTCTTCATACAAACTACGAACTATTGTCTCATAAAATACGCGAAGTTTATACACAATcaat TGCGGAACAACAAGCCCAACAGTACGGACCAACTGATCCCAAAAGAATGTATTCACATATGCAAATGCCGCCGGTGCAACCGAACCCTGCAGCTGGTTTACCTAATGCTGGCCAGCCTACAGCTGTGGGTGCACCGCCTATTACAGGTGTTCCACCGACTGGACCCGGTGTTGCAAATAATATGGTACCCTTTATGAATCCCATACCCACACATATACCCATACATCCCGATGTACGTCTAAAGAAGCTTGCTTTTTATGACGTACTGGCTGTATTGATTAAACCCTCGTCACTTGTGCCACGCAATACCCAGCGTATACAAGAGGTCCCCTTCTACTTTACATTGACGCCGCAACAAGCCACAGAAATTGCATCAAATCGTGACATACGGAATAGTAATAAAATTGAGCACGCTATTCAGGTTCAACTACGCTTTTGTCTATTGGAAACATCATGCGAACAAGAGGATTGCTTCCCTCCTAGTGTCAGTGTAAAAGTCAACAATAAGTTGTGCCAACTGCCG AATGTCATTCCAACAAATAGACCGAACGTGGAACCAAAACGACCACCGCGCCCCGTTAATGTTACAGCTAACGTAAAGCTTTCGCCTACGGTAACCAATTCAATTACTGTACAGTGGTGTCCAGATTATACTCGTGGTTACTGTATTGCTGTGTATTTGGTGAAGAAGCTGACATCTGCGCAATTATTGCACCGTATGAAAACAAAGGGCGTCAAACCCGCTGACTACACACGCGGTTTAA TCAAAGAAAAACTCACTGAGGACGCAGATTGTGAAATCGCCACCACAATGCTTAAAGTATCACTTAATTGTCCATTAGGCAAAATGAAAATGTCCATACCATGCCGCGCATCAACTTGTTCACATTTACAATGTTTTGATGCTAGTCTTTACCTGCAGATGAACGAACGCAAGCCTACATGGAATTGTCCAGTGTGCGATAAGCCAGCCATTTATGATAATCTGGTCATTGATGG TTACTTCCAGGAGGTCCTCGCCTCATCTCTATTGAAGCCTGATGACACTGAGATACAATTGCACAAAGATGGCTCATGGAGCACACATAGTTTACGTAATGAGGCTCAAATAATTGATACACCAACAAAGCCTGTAGAAAAGGTGGAGGTCATTTCAGATGATATTG AAGTCATAACCACAGAAGATGTGAAGATGGTCAAATCAGCCGCACCGCCTGCCATAGCTAATGATCAACCAACATCAACGACAAACAGTGAAACG gtTGATTTGACGCTCAGCGATTCTGACGATGATATGCCTTTGGCTAAACGGCGTCCTGCCATCAAACAAAGTTCCGCTACCAATGCCACAAATTCTGCGGTATCCACATCAAGCGTTAATGGAAGCGGTGCTGCAGGCAATGGTGGCACCAACGCCAATCAGCGTAACGCATTTGCACAGCAACGAACTG
- the LOC129245415 gene encoding E3 SUMO-protein ligase PIAS2 isoform X2, giving the protein MRKTRSQTQAEAAMVNAGRTASNTPSTVSSSENVSQQNIGTSGRGATVQVAAVIAQKRIATQPEHFKIKECEEMVNLLRVVELQQILSFLNISFAGRKVDLQRRIINLLHTNYELLSHKIREVYTQSIAEQQAQQYGPTDPKRMYSHMQMPPVQPNPAAGLPNAGQPTAVGAPPITGVPPTGPGVANNMVPFMNPIPTHIPIHPDVRLKKLAFYDVLAVLIKPSSLVPRNTQRIQEVPFYFTLTPQQATEIASNRDIRNSNKIEHAIQVQLRFCLLETSCEQEDCFPPSVSVKVNNKLCQLPNVIPTNRPNVEPKRPPRPVNVTANVKLSPTVTNSITVQWCPDYTRGYCIAVYLVKKLTSAQLLHRMKTKGVKPADYTRGLIKEKLTEDADCEIATTMLKVSLNCPLGKMKMSIPCRASTCSHLQCFDASLYLQMNERKPTWNCPVCDKPAIYDNLVIDGYFQEVLASSLLKPDDTEIQLHKDGSWSTHSLRNEAQIIDTPTKPVEKVEVISDDIEVITTEDVKMVKSAAPPAIANDQPTSTTNSETVDLTLSDSDDDMPLAKRRPAIKQSSATNATNSAVSTSSVNGSGAAGNGGTNANQRNAFAQQRTAQQKEMVEENEQNFQSLELADSSPSIQSVDQRSDLSGDSTHQQQQHPLQQQHFAHDQQHQQQQLQNNRRGSSASSGTSASSITVSTSNSAATSSLATTIAASVSTASDTLLAIEPDQ; this is encoded by the exons ATGCGTAAGACGCGATCGCAAACTCAGGCGGAGGCCGCAATGGTGAATGCGGGACGTACGGCTAGTAACACGCCCTCCACAGTTTCATCGAGCGAAAATGTCAGTCAGCAAAACATTGGTACAAGTGGACGCGGAGCCACTGTCCAGGTTGCGGCCGTGATTGCACAGAAACGCATTGCAACACAACCGGAACATTTTAAAATCAAG GAATGTGAGGAAATGGTAAATTTGTTACGTGTAGTAGAGTTGCAGCAGATACtatcatttttgaacatttcTTTCGCTGGGCGTAAAGTCGATTTGCAACGTCGCATCATTAACCTTCTTCATACAAACTACGAACTATTGTCTCATAAAATACGCGAAGTTTATACACAATcaat TGCGGAACAACAAGCCCAACAGTACGGACCAACTGATCCCAAAAGAATGTATTCACATATGCAAATGCCGCCGGTGCAACCGAACCCTGCAGCTGGTTTACCTAATGCTGGCCAGCCTACAGCTGTGGGTGCACCGCCTATTACAGGTGTTCCACCGACTGGACCCGGTGTTGCAAATAATATGGTACCCTTTATGAATCCCATACCCACACATATACCCATACATCCCGATGTACGTCTAAAGAAGCTTGCTTTTTATGACGTACTGGCTGTATTGATTAAACCCTCGTCACTTGTGCCACGCAATACCCAGCGTATACAAGAGGTCCCCTTCTACTTTACATTGACGCCGCAACAAGCCACAGAAATTGCATCAAATCGTGACATACGGAATAGTAATAAAATTGAGCACGCTATTCAGGTTCAACTACGCTTTTGTCTATTGGAAACATCATGCGAACAAGAGGATTGCTTCCCTCCTAGTGTCAGTGTAAAAGTCAACAATAAGTTGTGCCAACTGCCG AATGTCATTCCAACAAATAGACCGAACGTGGAACCAAAACGACCACCGCGCCCCGTTAATGTTACAGCTAACGTAAAGCTTTCGCCTACGGTAACCAATTCAATTACTGTACAGTGGTGTCCAGATTATACTCGTGGTTACTGTATTGCTGTGTATTTGGTGAAGAAGCTGACATCTGCGCAATTATTGCACCGTATGAAAACAAAGGGCGTCAAACCCGCTGACTACACACGCGGTTTAA TCAAAGAAAAACTCACTGAGGACGCAGATTGTGAAATCGCCACCACAATGCTTAAAGTATCACTTAATTGTCCATTAGGCAAAATGAAAATGTCCATACCATGCCGCGCATCAACTTGTTCACATTTACAATGTTTTGATGCTAGTCTTTACCTGCAGATGAACGAACGCAAGCCTACATGGAATTGTCCAGTGTGCGATAAGCCAGCCATTTATGATAATCTGGTCATTGATGG TTACTTCCAGGAGGTCCTCGCCTCATCTCTATTGAAGCCTGATGACACTGAGATACAATTGCACAAAGATGGCTCATGGAGCACACATAGTTTACGTAATGAGGCTCAAATAATTGATACACCAACAAAGCCTGTAGAAAAGGTGGAGGTCATTTCAGATGATATTG AAGTCATAACCACAGAAGATGTGAAGATGGTCAAATCAGCCGCACCGCCTGCCATAGCTAATGATCAACCAACATCAACGACAAACAGTGAAACG gtTGATTTGACGCTCAGCGATTCTGACGATGATATGCCTTTGGCTAAACGGCGTCCTGCCATCAAACAAAGTTCCGCTACCAATGCCACAAATTCTGCGGTATCCACATCAAGCGTTAATGGAAGCGGTGCTGCAGGCAATGGTGGCACCAACGCCAATCAGCGTAACGCATTTGCACAGCAACGAACTG cacaacaaaaggAAATGGTTGAGGagaatgaacaaaattttcaaagtttggaACTCGCCGATTCATCACCTAGTATTCAGAGCGTTGATCAGAGATCCGATCTAAGTGGTGATAGcacacatcaacaacaacaacatccactgcagcaacaacattTCGCACATGATcaacaacatcagcaacaacagTTACAAAACAATCGCCGTGGTAGTAGCGCAAGTAGCGGCACAAGCGCATCTTCTATTACTGTGTCCACCTCAAATTCAGCTGCCACTTCGTCGCTTGCTACGACAATTGCAGCCTCTGTATCGACAGCATCCGATACGCTGTTGGCAATCGAGCCAGACCAATAA
- the LOC129245415 gene encoding E3 SUMO-protein ligase PIAS2 isoform X4, whose translation MRRRGAAQKQVNPECEEMVNLLRVVELQQILSFLNISFAGRKVDLQRRIINLLHTNYELLSHKIREVYTQSIAEQQAQQYGPTDPKRMYSHMQMPPVQPNPAAGLPNAGQPTAVGAPPITGVPPTGPGVANNMVPFMNPIPTHIPIHPDVRLKKLAFYDVLAVLIKPSSLVPRNTQRIQEVPFYFTLTPQQATEIASNRDIRNSNKIEHAIQVQLRFCLLETSCEQEDCFPPSVSVKVNNKLCQLPNVIPTNRPNVEPKRPPRPVNVTANVKLSPTVTNSITVQWCPDYTRGYCIAVYLVKKLTSAQLLHRMKTKGVKPADYTRGLIKEKLTEDADCEIATTMLKVSLNCPLGKMKMSIPCRASTCSHLQCFDASLYLQMNERKPTWNCPVCDKPAIYDNLVIDGYFQEVLASSLLKPDDTEIQLHKDGSWSTHSLRNEAQIIDTPTKPVEKVEVISDDIEVITTEDVKMVKSAAPPAIANDQPTSTTNSETVDLTLSDSDDDMPLAKRRPAIKQSSATNATNSAVSTSSVNGSGAAGNGGTNANQRNAFAQQRTAQQKEMVEENEQNFQSLELADSSPSIQSVDQRSDLSGDSTHQQQQHPLQQQHFAHDQQHQQQQLQNNRRGSSASSGTSASSITVSTSNSAATSSLATTIAASVSTASDTLLAIEPDQ comes from the exons ATGAGGAGGAGAGGTGCAGCTCAAAAGCAAGTAAACCCG GAATGTGAGGAAATGGTAAATTTGTTACGTGTAGTAGAGTTGCAGCAGATACtatcatttttgaacatttcTTTCGCTGGGCGTAAAGTCGATTTGCAACGTCGCATCATTAACCTTCTTCATACAAACTACGAACTATTGTCTCATAAAATACGCGAAGTTTATACACAATcaat TGCGGAACAACAAGCCCAACAGTACGGACCAACTGATCCCAAAAGAATGTATTCACATATGCAAATGCCGCCGGTGCAACCGAACCCTGCAGCTGGTTTACCTAATGCTGGCCAGCCTACAGCTGTGGGTGCACCGCCTATTACAGGTGTTCCACCGACTGGACCCGGTGTTGCAAATAATATGGTACCCTTTATGAATCCCATACCCACACATATACCCATACATCCCGATGTACGTCTAAAGAAGCTTGCTTTTTATGACGTACTGGCTGTATTGATTAAACCCTCGTCACTTGTGCCACGCAATACCCAGCGTATACAAGAGGTCCCCTTCTACTTTACATTGACGCCGCAACAAGCCACAGAAATTGCATCAAATCGTGACATACGGAATAGTAATAAAATTGAGCACGCTATTCAGGTTCAACTACGCTTTTGTCTATTGGAAACATCATGCGAACAAGAGGATTGCTTCCCTCCTAGTGTCAGTGTAAAAGTCAACAATAAGTTGTGCCAACTGCCG AATGTCATTCCAACAAATAGACCGAACGTGGAACCAAAACGACCACCGCGCCCCGTTAATGTTACAGCTAACGTAAAGCTTTCGCCTACGGTAACCAATTCAATTACTGTACAGTGGTGTCCAGATTATACTCGTGGTTACTGTATTGCTGTGTATTTGGTGAAGAAGCTGACATCTGCGCAATTATTGCACCGTATGAAAACAAAGGGCGTCAAACCCGCTGACTACACACGCGGTTTAA TCAAAGAAAAACTCACTGAGGACGCAGATTGTGAAATCGCCACCACAATGCTTAAAGTATCACTTAATTGTCCATTAGGCAAAATGAAAATGTCCATACCATGCCGCGCATCAACTTGTTCACATTTACAATGTTTTGATGCTAGTCTTTACCTGCAGATGAACGAACGCAAGCCTACATGGAATTGTCCAGTGTGCGATAAGCCAGCCATTTATGATAATCTGGTCATTGATGG TTACTTCCAGGAGGTCCTCGCCTCATCTCTATTGAAGCCTGATGACACTGAGATACAATTGCACAAAGATGGCTCATGGAGCACACATAGTTTACGTAATGAGGCTCAAATAATTGATACACCAACAAAGCCTGTAGAAAAGGTGGAGGTCATTTCAGATGATATTG AAGTCATAACCACAGAAGATGTGAAGATGGTCAAATCAGCCGCACCGCCTGCCATAGCTAATGATCAACCAACATCAACGACAAACAGTGAAACG gtTGATTTGACGCTCAGCGATTCTGACGATGATATGCCTTTGGCTAAACGGCGTCCTGCCATCAAACAAAGTTCCGCTACCAATGCCACAAATTCTGCGGTATCCACATCAAGCGTTAATGGAAGCGGTGCTGCAGGCAATGGTGGCACCAACGCCAATCAGCGTAACGCATTTGCACAGCAACGAACTG cacaacaaaaggAAATGGTTGAGGagaatgaacaaaattttcaaagtttggaACTCGCCGATTCATCACCTAGTATTCAGAGCGTTGATCAGAGATCCGATCTAAGTGGTGATAGcacacatcaacaacaacaacatccactgcagcaacaacattTCGCACATGATcaacaacatcagcaacaacagTTACAAAACAATCGCCGTGGTAGTAGCGCAAGTAGCGGCACAAGCGCATCTTCTATTACTGTGTCCACCTCAAATTCAGCTGCCACTTCGTCGCTTGCTACGACAATTGCAGCCTCTGTATCGACAGCATCCGATACGCTGTTGGCAATCGAGCCAGACCAATAA
- the LOC129245415 gene encoding E3 SUMO-protein ligase PIAS2 isoform X6, whose translation MVNLLRVVELQQILSFLNISFAGRKVDLQRRIINLLHTNYELLSHKIREVYTQSIAEQQAQQYGPTDPKRMYSHMQMPPVQPNPAAGLPNAGQPTAVGAPPITGVPPTGPGVANNMVPFMNPIPTHIPIHPDVRLKKLAFYDVLAVLIKPSSLVPRNTQRIQEVPFYFTLTPQQATEIASNRDIRNSNKIEHAIQVQLRFCLLETSCEQEDCFPPSVSVKVNNKLCQLPNVIPTNRPNVEPKRPPRPVNVTANVKLSPTVTNSITVQWCPDYTRGYCIAVYLVKKLTSAQLLHRMKTKGVKPADYTRGLIKEKLTEDADCEIATTMLKVSLNCPLGKMKMSIPCRASTCSHLQCFDASLYLQMNERKPTWNCPVCDKPAIYDNLVIDGYFQEVLASSLLKPDDTEIQLHKDGSWSTHSLRNEAQIIDTPTKPVEKVEVISDDIEVITTEDVKMVKSAAPPAIANDQPTSTTNSETVDLTLSDSDDDMPLAKRRPAIKQSSATNATNSAVSTSSVNGSGAAGNGGTNANQRNAFAQQRTAQQKEMVEENEQNFQSLELADSSPSIQSVDQRSDLSGDSTHQQQQHPLQQQHFAHDQQHQQQQLQNNRRGSSASSGTSASSITVSTSNSAATSSLATTIAASVSTASDTLLAIEPDQ comes from the exons ATGGTAAATTTGTTACGTGTAGTAGAGTTGCAGCAGATACtatcatttttgaacatttcTTTCGCTGGGCGTAAAGTCGATTTGCAACGTCGCATCATTAACCTTCTTCATACAAACTACGAACTATTGTCTCATAAAATACGCGAAGTTTATACACAATcaat TGCGGAACAACAAGCCCAACAGTACGGACCAACTGATCCCAAAAGAATGTATTCACATATGCAAATGCCGCCGGTGCAACCGAACCCTGCAGCTGGTTTACCTAATGCTGGCCAGCCTACAGCTGTGGGTGCACCGCCTATTACAGGTGTTCCACCGACTGGACCCGGTGTTGCAAATAATATGGTACCCTTTATGAATCCCATACCCACACATATACCCATACATCCCGATGTACGTCTAAAGAAGCTTGCTTTTTATGACGTACTGGCTGTATTGATTAAACCCTCGTCACTTGTGCCACGCAATACCCAGCGTATACAAGAGGTCCCCTTCTACTTTACATTGACGCCGCAACAAGCCACAGAAATTGCATCAAATCGTGACATACGGAATAGTAATAAAATTGAGCACGCTATTCAGGTTCAACTACGCTTTTGTCTATTGGAAACATCATGCGAACAAGAGGATTGCTTCCCTCCTAGTGTCAGTGTAAAAGTCAACAATAAGTTGTGCCAACTGCCG AATGTCATTCCAACAAATAGACCGAACGTGGAACCAAAACGACCACCGCGCCCCGTTAATGTTACAGCTAACGTAAAGCTTTCGCCTACGGTAACCAATTCAATTACTGTACAGTGGTGTCCAGATTATACTCGTGGTTACTGTATTGCTGTGTATTTGGTGAAGAAGCTGACATCTGCGCAATTATTGCACCGTATGAAAACAAAGGGCGTCAAACCCGCTGACTACACACGCGGTTTAA TCAAAGAAAAACTCACTGAGGACGCAGATTGTGAAATCGCCACCACAATGCTTAAAGTATCACTTAATTGTCCATTAGGCAAAATGAAAATGTCCATACCATGCCGCGCATCAACTTGTTCACATTTACAATGTTTTGATGCTAGTCTTTACCTGCAGATGAACGAACGCAAGCCTACATGGAATTGTCCAGTGTGCGATAAGCCAGCCATTTATGATAATCTGGTCATTGATGG TTACTTCCAGGAGGTCCTCGCCTCATCTCTATTGAAGCCTGATGACACTGAGATACAATTGCACAAAGATGGCTCATGGAGCACACATAGTTTACGTAATGAGGCTCAAATAATTGATACACCAACAAAGCCTGTAGAAAAGGTGGAGGTCATTTCAGATGATATTG AAGTCATAACCACAGAAGATGTGAAGATGGTCAAATCAGCCGCACCGCCTGCCATAGCTAATGATCAACCAACATCAACGACAAACAGTGAAACG gtTGATTTGACGCTCAGCGATTCTGACGATGATATGCCTTTGGCTAAACGGCGTCCTGCCATCAAACAAAGTTCCGCTACCAATGCCACAAATTCTGCGGTATCCACATCAAGCGTTAATGGAAGCGGTGCTGCAGGCAATGGTGGCACCAACGCCAATCAGCGTAACGCATTTGCACAGCAACGAACTG cacaacaaaaggAAATGGTTGAGGagaatgaacaaaattttcaaagtttggaACTCGCCGATTCATCACCTAGTATTCAGAGCGTTGATCAGAGATCCGATCTAAGTGGTGATAGcacacatcaacaacaacaacatccactgcagcaacaacattTCGCACATGATcaacaacatcagcaacaacagTTACAAAACAATCGCCGTGGTAGTAGCGCAAGTAGCGGCACAAGCGCATCTTCTATTACTGTGTCCACCTCAAATTCAGCTGCCACTTCGTCGCTTGCTACGACAATTGCAGCCTCTGTATCGACAGCATCCGATACGCTGTTGGCAATCGAGCCAGACCAATAA
- the LOC129245415 gene encoding E3 SUMO-protein ligase PIAS3 isoform X7: MVNLLRVVELQQILSFLNISFAGRKVDLQRRIINLLHTNYELLSHKIREVYTQSIAEQQAQQYGPTDPKRMYSHMQMPPVQPNPAAGLPNAGQPTAVGAPPITGVPPTGPGVANNMVPFMNPIPTHIPIHPDVRLKKLAFYDVLAVLIKPSSLVPRNTQRIQEVPFYFTLTPQQATEIASNRDIRNSNKIEHAIQVQLRFCLLETSCEQEDCFPPSVSVKVNNKLCQLPNVIPTNRPNVEPKRPPRPVNVTANVKLSPTVTNSITVQWCPDYTRGYCIAVYLVKKLTSAQLLHRMKTKGVKPADYTRGLIKEKLTEDADCEIATTMLKVSLNCPLGKMKMSIPCRASTCSHLQCFDASLYLQMNERKPTWNCPVCDKPAIYDNLVIDGYFQEVLASSLLKPDDTEIQLHKDGSWSTHSLRNEAQIIDTPTKPVEKVEVISDDIEVITTEDVKMVKSAAPPAIANDQPTSTTNSETVDLTLSDSDDDMPLAKRRPAIKQSSATNATNSAVSTSSVNGSGAAGNGGTNANQRNAFAQQRTGLRVVMR, encoded by the exons ATGGTAAATTTGTTACGTGTAGTAGAGTTGCAGCAGATACtatcatttttgaacatttcTTTCGCTGGGCGTAAAGTCGATTTGCAACGTCGCATCATTAACCTTCTTCATACAAACTACGAACTATTGTCTCATAAAATACGCGAAGTTTATACACAATcaat TGCGGAACAACAAGCCCAACAGTACGGACCAACTGATCCCAAAAGAATGTATTCACATATGCAAATGCCGCCGGTGCAACCGAACCCTGCAGCTGGTTTACCTAATGCTGGCCAGCCTACAGCTGTGGGTGCACCGCCTATTACAGGTGTTCCACCGACTGGACCCGGTGTTGCAAATAATATGGTACCCTTTATGAATCCCATACCCACACATATACCCATACATCCCGATGTACGTCTAAAGAAGCTTGCTTTTTATGACGTACTGGCTGTATTGATTAAACCCTCGTCACTTGTGCCACGCAATACCCAGCGTATACAAGAGGTCCCCTTCTACTTTACATTGACGCCGCAACAAGCCACAGAAATTGCATCAAATCGTGACATACGGAATAGTAATAAAATTGAGCACGCTATTCAGGTTCAACTACGCTTTTGTCTATTGGAAACATCATGCGAACAAGAGGATTGCTTCCCTCCTAGTGTCAGTGTAAAAGTCAACAATAAGTTGTGCCAACTGCCG AATGTCATTCCAACAAATAGACCGAACGTGGAACCAAAACGACCACCGCGCCCCGTTAATGTTACAGCTAACGTAAAGCTTTCGCCTACGGTAACCAATTCAATTACTGTACAGTGGTGTCCAGATTATACTCGTGGTTACTGTATTGCTGTGTATTTGGTGAAGAAGCTGACATCTGCGCAATTATTGCACCGTATGAAAACAAAGGGCGTCAAACCCGCTGACTACACACGCGGTTTAA TCAAAGAAAAACTCACTGAGGACGCAGATTGTGAAATCGCCACCACAATGCTTAAAGTATCACTTAATTGTCCATTAGGCAAAATGAAAATGTCCATACCATGCCGCGCATCAACTTGTTCACATTTACAATGTTTTGATGCTAGTCTTTACCTGCAGATGAACGAACGCAAGCCTACATGGAATTGTCCAGTGTGCGATAAGCCAGCCATTTATGATAATCTGGTCATTGATGG TTACTTCCAGGAGGTCCTCGCCTCATCTCTATTGAAGCCTGATGACACTGAGATACAATTGCACAAAGATGGCTCATGGAGCACACATAGTTTACGTAATGAGGCTCAAATAATTGATACACCAACAAAGCCTGTAGAAAAGGTGGAGGTCATTTCAGATGATATTG AAGTCATAACCACAGAAGATGTGAAGATGGTCAAATCAGCCGCACCGCCTGCCATAGCTAATGATCAACCAACATCAACGACAAACAGTGAAACG gtTGATTTGACGCTCAGCGATTCTGACGATGATATGCCTTTGGCTAAACGGCGTCCTGCCATCAAACAAAGTTCCGCTACCAATGCCACAAATTCTGCGGTATCCACATCAAGCGTTAATGGAAGCGGTGCTGCAGGCAATGGTGGCACCAACGCCAATCAGCGTAACGCATTTGCACAGCAACGAACTG gtttgcgcGTTGTGATGCGTTGA